From one Streptomyces sp. Q6 genomic stretch:
- a CDS encoding helix-turn-helix domain-containing protein yields MADNELGTYLRTCREAVAPTEVGLPSGTRRRTPGLRRSELATLAGISVEYLTRLEQGRDRNPSPSVLGALSDALRLTMEERLLLRRLAKASGHDAVLCAGATVPSPTVRATVRAVLARLEPTPAVLVNWVGDILAHTEGYRRFAAGLGILDVDRPNIVRYLFTDPRARASHPDWDRVADDQVARFRQGAPLVDPQVAALVDELTVTAGAPFTDRMAAAPAPPRREGHDLVIHPEAGALRLAHEALALPDADAQTILVYLPADDATATALDRLNGRAPGALRAVGG; encoded by the coding sequence GTGGCTGACAACGAGTTGGGGACGTATCTGCGCACCTGCCGTGAAGCGGTCGCGCCGACCGAGGTCGGGCTGCCGAGCGGGACCCGACGCCGCACCCCCGGGCTGCGCCGCTCCGAGCTGGCCACGCTCGCCGGTATCAGCGTGGAGTACCTCACCCGGCTCGAACAGGGCCGCGACCGCAACCCCTCGCCCTCGGTGCTCGGCGCCCTGTCCGACGCGCTGCGGCTCACGATGGAGGAGCGGTTGCTGCTGCGCCGCCTCGCCAAGGCGAGCGGACACGACGCGGTGCTCTGTGCCGGGGCCACGGTGCCGTCGCCCACGGTGCGGGCCACCGTCCGCGCGGTGCTCGCCCGCCTGGAGCCGACCCCCGCCGTCCTGGTCAACTGGGTCGGCGACATCCTCGCCCACACCGAGGGGTACCGCCGTTTCGCCGCCGGTCTCGGCATCCTGGACGTGGACCGGCCGAACATCGTGCGCTATCTGTTCACCGACCCCCGGGCCCGCGCGTCCCACCCCGACTGGGACCGGGTCGCCGACGACCAGGTGGCGCGGTTCCGGCAGGGCGCGCCGCTCGTCGATCCCCAAGTCGCCGCCCTGGTCGACGAATTGACCGTCACCGCCGGGGCGCCCTTCACCGACCGGATGGCCGCGGCGCCGGCTCCGCCCCGGCGTGAGGGGCACGATCTGGTGATCCATCCCGAGGCGGGTGCCCTGCGACTGGCGCACGAGGCGCTGGCGCTGCCCGACGCCGACGCGCAGACGATCCTGGTCTACCTGCCCGCCGACGACGCCACGGCGACCGCCCTCGACCGGCTCAACGGGCGCGCGCCCGGAGCCCTCCGCGCGGTCGGCGGCTGA
- a CDS encoding YceI family protein translates to MADDNSVTATTTSTAALPLAPGAWTLDPLHSAVNFTIRHLGIAKVRGRFAQVDAGLYVGETLADVRVTATIALASIDTGNADRDAHTRSADLLDVERRPTMAFRSTGVSGSADDWSLEGELTIGDVTRPVTLDVEFGGVVDVPVDGSRHAGFEATGEIRRSDFGLDFGSGLLGDVVKVQLDMQFVAPREPQDQAG, encoded by the coding sequence ATGGCTGACGACAACTCTGTGACCGCGACGACTACTTCGACCGCCGCGCTGCCGCTCGCGCCCGGCGCCTGGACGCTGGACCCGCTGCACTCCGCGGTGAACTTCACGATCCGGCACCTGGGGATCGCGAAGGTGCGCGGCCGCTTCGCCCAGGTGGACGCCGGCCTGTACGTCGGGGAGACCCTGGCCGACGTACGGGTGACGGCCACCATCGCGCTGGCCTCGATCGACACGGGCAATGCCGACCGCGACGCCCACACCCGCTCGGCGGATCTGCTGGATGTGGAGCGGCGTCCGACCATGGCCTTCCGCTCGACGGGCGTGAGCGGATCGGCCGATGACTGGTCCCTGGAAGGCGAGTTGACCATCGGTGACGTGACCCGTCCGGTGACGCTCGACGTGGAGTTCGGCGGGGTCGTCGATGTGCCGGTGGACGGGAGCCGGCATGCCGGGTTCGAGGCGACGGGGGAGATCCGGCGCAGCGACTTCGGGCTCGATTTCGGCAGTGGCCTGCTCGGTGATGTTGTCAAGGTTCAACTGGACATGCAGTTCGTGGCGCCTCGTGAACCGCAGGACCAGGCCGGTTGA